ATGTTGGACTCGACCTCCAGTGTACACGAAATCTCCGCAAAATGCCTCTAGAATCATCTCCTCCGCCCGGCGGGAGGGCCGCTTTTCTCAGTTCCCTCAACAGGATATACAAGTCACGAAGTGACCGCGCCACGCGTAGTGGGCCCGGCCGGCAGGCCAGATCCCTCAAAAAGATCCTGAATCGCCGCCCCGTAGCTCCGCCAGAATCTCGCGGTCTTCATCCGTAATCTCAATCCTCTCCAACAGGTCCGGACGGTTCTCCAGTGTTTTCTTCAGCGCCATCCTCCTCCTCCATCGTCGGATCACCTCATGATTGCCTCCAGACAGTGCCTCTGGAATCATTGTCCCCATAAAATCCGCTGGCCGCGTGTAGTGCGGGTAGTCCAGCAACCCTCCCGCTCCATAGGTCGACCGCGGCGGCCCATCCGCAGCATAGGTAACTTCCACGACATCGTCAGCCCCAAAACTTTCAAATCGCGATGAGTCAGGATTCCCCAGAGCCCCCGGCAGCAGTCGAACCACAGCGTCAACAATCACCGCCGCCGCTAACTCCCCACCCGACAAAACATAATCGCCAATTGAAATCTCCCGGTCGCAGAGCAGTT
This Tunturibacter gelidoferens DNA region includes the following protein-coding sequences:
- the trmD gene encoding tRNA (guanosine(37)-N1)-methyltransferase TrmD, with the translated sequence MRFDIITIFPDFFTGPFDYGILKRARTTGLVQIATHDLRSFTHDRHRTVDDRPFGGGEGMVLKAQPIYEAMQSLGIAPKAERHQQKETVILLSAQGQPFTQSLAHELSTTERVVILCGRYEGVDERVNELLCDREISIGDYVLSGGELAAAVIVDAVVRLLPGALGNPDSSRFESFGADDVVEVTYAADGPPRSTYGAGGLLDYPHYTRPADFMGTMIPEALSGGNHEVIRRWRRRMALKKTLENRPDLLERIEITDEDREILAELRGGDSGSF